The sequence ACCCCCTGCACATCCACCACCAGCCGGTTCGGATAGGCTTCCAGCACTGTTCCGCGAAGTCGCGCGATCACGAGGTCACCTTGGCGAGGGGTCTCTAACCGTCAATTCCCTTCTCGCGATTTGCACGGGATGAAGTATTTTATGACCGGTCCGGACCCGCCCAAACCCACCTTGACTCCGGCGCGAACTTTTCACCCAAACCCACAATCCAAAGGCTTGCAGCAGATTATGGAGATGGCTCCTGCGTAAAAACCGCCCCCATTACAATCCAGGTTGAAATTTAAGTCTTGTAAATTATTTTAAATAACACTGGATCGGAGTTCATTTTTGGGGTCGCTTTTGTGACAGAGGGGTGGTATTATCGCGCCGTTATGGCAACCACCACGAAACGAACTCGATTCTCGCGCCGTCTCCCTGACCATGTCACAGACGAGCTCGTGAACGTACTTTCTGAGAGCAAGGTGTTTGGTTTCAACGACCTCTTCGAACGGGTCTTCGAGAATCTGAAAGTTCGGAACGCGGTCAGCGGCGGCGAGGAAATGCTCCGTTTGCGCGCGTATGAAAAGCTGCAAAACCTGGTGACGCGCGGTCTCGTCGAGAAGATCGGTAAGGAATACAAGGGCACTGCCCGCGTGCGCGAAGCGTCCAGCGAATATGCTGCAGCCCAGGAGGACTGAAGCCGCTTGCCATTCCCTGTTTTTTAAAACCCGCATCGGTCTCCGGTGCGGGTTTTTTTTCTATCCATCCGGCACAGCGGCCGACAATATCCGGACACTCACCGTCATGCTGCAGGACTACCTTCCGATCTTCTTCCAGATCCTCATCGCGCTCGGCTTCGCGGCGGTCACGCTGACCCTCAGCGTGGTGCTCGGTCGCTCCGCGAAACGCAATGCGACGAAGGACAGCGCCTACGAGTGCGGCATGTTGCCGGTGGGTGACGGTGCGCCACGGTTCTCGGTGAAGTTCTACCTCGTGGCGATGCTGTTCGTGATCTTCGATATCGAGGTGGTTTTCATGTATCCTTGGGCGGTCCAATTCCGGGACCTGGTCGCGAACAGCCCGACGGCGCTGGTGAGCATGGCGGGATTCGCCGGTGTGCTGGCCTTCGCCTACGTCTACGCGCTGAAGAAGGGTGCTCTGAACTGGAAGTCCTGAACCACCGATGATCCTCCACGTCGTTTTTTCCCAACTGAAGCCCGAAGTCGATGACGCCAAGGTGGAGGACATGGTGCGTACCACGCGCAGCCTGCTCCTGAAAATCCCCGAGGTGCTGAGCGTGAAGTCCGGCCGCAATGTGGACGAGGCCTCCGAGTGGCAGTTCTTCTACGACGTCGAGACCGAGTCGCGGGAGAAGCTGAAGATCACGCTGGAGGATCCGTTCTACCTCAAGTTCATGGAAGCGGTGATCAAGCCGAACACCGTGAACCAGTTCGCGATGGACTTCGAGCTCGATCCTTCGAAGGACCTGCGGTACTCGTGACGGTCCGGACGTGACCTTGATGCGCATCCCGCGCTGGTCTGCCGCTTACCTTCCGACGCCATCGCTCTGGGCGTCGCCGAAGGTGTCGTCGCCGAGGTTCCTCAACCACCGGCTACTGGGGCTATCATCCCTTCGGGATAGCAGATCGAGGTGTCGTATAAAGGTCAGGGTGCTGACCATGCGAGCGTGCGGCATCGCTGTGAGAAGGTGGCCGGACCACCGGAGTGATCCGGCCACCTTAGCTCTGTTCATTGCATCATATTACCCGGGAAGTCCGCGGCCGAAGATCGACCATCGGCATGCTACGGATTTTCCACGGGATGCGGTAGTGGGCAAAACTGCCTACACCCCGCCGGTTACCAGGCGCGGTCGCCGCGTTCGTCGTAGGGCAGCCAGAGCAGGGCGATGGCCTGGACCTTGATGTCGGTCTTGCCGGGTTTGAGCGACTTGGTTTCCAGCGCCAGCCCCTCCGGAGTGAAGCTCTGGTCGAGGGCGGCGATCTGGTCGGTGATGGACTGGTTGATCGCGTCGATCTCGGACTGGATGCCTTCGACCTTGGTCTCGGCATTGGTCACATCCTGGTGCTGCTTGTAGGCACCGGTGGCCTTGCCGAAGGCGGAGGTGCCGGTGCGGGTCAGGCCGCTGATGCCGCTCTTCCGTCCGAGCACGGCCCCGAGGATACCGCCGAGCACGGACACCCCGGCTTGCATGACGGCGGACTGGGACTCGGCCTTCTGCTTTGCGAGCTGGCCTTCGGCGGTGGTCTTCTTGCTCTCCAGCGAGGCGATCTTCTTCGCGGCATCCTGGCGGATCTTTTCCACGGCGGCATCGCGGGCCTCACGGCCTTCGTGGGCGAGGCGCTGGCGGAAGTCGGCTTCGGCCTCGCCGGGTTTCGAAATGCCCTCGGGCGACCCGCAGGTGAAGATGTCGAGGCGTTCGTTGCGGTAGAGTTCGTCGGCGAAGTCCTTCTCGACCTGCTTGTAGTTCGCCGCGTTCATCGCGTAGCCGGGTAGCGGCGCGAAGCCGATGCCGGGCGCGGGATCGCCGCCGAGGTTTTCCGGCTTCAAGGGCGGCGGCAGCGGGGTGGGCGAGGGGCCCTTGTCGGTGAGTTCATTGAGCCGCCGCACCGAGCGGGCGAAGTCGCCTTCCTTGGTGGTGAAATGGACCGCGCCGACCTTGAGCAGGTTGGGGCGGTAAACCATACCGTCCTCGTCGCGGGATGCGGGCGCGAATTTCTCGTCCACACCGACGCCGACCGCGGGGCGGCTGCCCGCGGCATCGGCGGCCGGGCGGGGCGCGGCCATCGGATTGTCCGATACGGTTTCGGCGGCCCCGCCGGCGGCGAACTCACCGCGTTTCGGATCCATCAGCGTCTTGATCTGCGCCCGGGTCAGCGGGCCGGTGAGGTAGCTCATCGCCCAGCGGACCTGGAGCAGCACGGGGTGGTCCTCGTGGACGTTGTTCATCAGGAACACGCGGTTGCCGAGGGACGAGAGGAGCTTCTCCATCTCGTCGCGGTCGAACTTCGCGTTCTGCGAGCCCGCGGCTCCTTCCAGTCCATCGAGCACGCGGAGCTTGTCGCGCTCCGTTTGCAGGCGGCCGAGGAACCAGGTGCCGATGTTGGAGAGCGCCTTGTAGTCGAGGTCGACCGGGTTCTGGGTGGCGAGCAGGCAGCCCAGACCGAAGGCGCGGCCTTGCTTGAGCAGGGTCATCAGCGGCTTCTTCGACGGCGGGTTTGCGGTCGGCGGCAGGTAGCCGTAGATCTCATCCATGTAGAGCAGCGCGCGCAGCGAGGTGGTGCCGTTCTGGGTGCGCATCCAGGCGAGCGTCTGGTTGAGCAGCAGGCTGACGAAGAACATGCGCTCGGCATCGCCGAGGTGGGCGATGGAGAAGATCGAGAGGCGCGGCTTGCCGCTGTCCGTGCGAAGCATCTGCCCGATGTCGAGCGGCGGGCCCTCGAGCCACGAGGCGAAGCCGGGCGAGGCGACGAGGTTGTTGAATTTCAACGCGAGCGCCTGGCGGGTCTTCTGCGGATAGAACGATTCGAGGTCGATCACGCCGACCTTGTCGAAGCCGGGTTTCTGGACCAGCGCGATGAGGCCCTCGAGGGTGACATTGCGGCCGTTCTTCCACTCGTTCTGGAAAATGGCGGCGAGGAGCACGGCTTCCGGGCTCTGGATCGGATCGGCATCGATGCCGACCAGCGAGAGCAGCGAGAGCACGGTGCTCTCCACGCGTTCACCGTAGATCTCGGAGTCTTCGAGCACTTCCTCGGACGGGGCCTCCAGCGAGGCGAGGATGG comes from Luteolibacter sp. LG18 and encodes:
- a CDS encoding NADH-quinone oxidoreductase subunit A: MLQDYLPIFFQILIALGFAAVTLTLSVVLGRSAKRNATKDSAYECGMLPVGDGAPRFSVKFYLVAMLFVIFDIEVVFMYPWAVQFRDLVANSPTALVSMAGFAGVLAFAYVYALKKGALNWKS
- a CDS encoding Dabb family protein; the protein is MILHVVFSQLKPEVDDAKVEDMVRTTRSLLLKIPEVLSVKSGRNVDEASEWQFFYDVETESREKLKITLEDPFYLKFMEAVIKPNTVNQFAMDFELDPSKDLRYS
- a CDS encoding DUF87 domain-containing protein: MSISSADYEKLGQFYLGREYDQTSKKATDDLVLYDSKDLVTHGVVLGMTGSGKTGLCLAAIEEAAMDNIPAIIIDPKGDISNLLLTFPNLAPEDFRPWINEDDAAKKGVTPDEFAAQTAEMWRKGLADWGQTPERIQQLRDKVDITLFTPGSKAGIPVSILASLEAPSEEVLEDSEIYGERVESTVLSLLSLVGIDADPIQSPEAVLLAAIFQNEWKNGRNVTLEGLIALVQKPGFDKVGVIDLESFYPQKTRQALALKFNNLVASPGFASWLEGPPLDIGQMLRTDSGKPRLSIFSIAHLGDAERMFFVSLLLNQTLAWMRTQNGTTSLRALLYMDEIYGYLPPTANPPSKKPLMTLLKQGRAFGLGCLLATQNPVDLDYKALSNIGTWFLGRLQTERDKLRVLDGLEGAAGSQNAKFDRDEMEKLLSSLGNRVFLMNNVHEDHPVLLQVRWAMSYLTGPLTRAQIKTLMDPKRGEFAAGGAAETVSDNPMAAPRPAADAAGSRPAVGVGVDEKFAPASRDEDGMVYRPNLLKVGAVHFTTKEGDFARSVRRLNELTDKGPSPTPLPPPLKPENLGGDPAPGIGFAPLPGYAMNAANYKQVEKDFADELYRNERLDIFTCGSPEGISKPGEAEADFRQRLAHEGREARDAAVEKIRQDAAKKIASLESKKTTAEGQLAKQKAESQSAVMQAGVSVLGGILGAVLGRKSGISGLTRTGTSAFGKATGAYKQHQDVTNAETKVEGIQSEIDAINQSITDQIAALDQSFTPEGLALETKSLKPGKTDIKVQAIALLWLPYDERGDRAW